The stretch of DNA GAAATCTCACTCATTGCAGAGAAAGTTGCTTTACGTGCCGGCCAATGTGTCTGCTCCATTTTTACGTGCACGGCTTCCACTACCACAATGGCATCATCCACCACAATACCGATTGCCAATACAAGTGCGAAAAGGGTTAATAAGTTGATGGAGAAACCAAACAACAACATAAAGAAGAACGTGCCGATGATCGCTACCGGAACTGCAATAGCCGGAATCAATGTCGAACGGAAATCCTGCAAGAATAAGAACACCACGATGAACACAAGGATAAATGCCTCAACCAGAGTACTTACTACCTGATCGATTGATTCATCTAATTGTTCTTTTGTACTATAAATATTATCATAGTGAACACCCTTAGGGAAAGCCTTTTCGGCTTTAACCATTAGTTTGTTGATTTGTGTCTGAACCTCGTTCGCATTAGAACCCGCAGTTTGGAATACCGCAACCATTGTGCTCTGACGGCCGTTATTTCGAGTATCACCAGCATAAGTGAAAGAACCGAACTCTACTCTGGCAACATCCTTAAGACGTAGAATTGAGCCGTCGTTGTTAGAACGGATAATGATGTTTTCATAATCCGTTGGTTGGCTCAGTTTTCCCTTGTATTTGATCACATATTCGAAAGCTTCTTTACTACCTTCTCCGAATTTACCCGGAGCAGCCTCAAGGTTTTGGTCTTGAATGGCTCCTAAAACTTCCTGAGGAGATAATTTATAAGAAGCCAATTGCTGAGGGTTTAACCAAATACGCATTGAATAATCCTTATTACCAAAGATTAGCGCCTGGCCTACACCCGGAACACGTTTGATTTCCGGAATAATGTTAATCTTTCCGTAGTTCTGTAGGAAGGTTTCATCATACAACTTATCGTTATCAGAATATAAGCTGATAAGCATGATAAAACTGTTCAACTGTTTTACCGTAGTGATACCAGATTGTACAACCTACACAGGAAGTTGGTTGGTAACACCAGAAACACGGTTTTGAACGTTTACCGCAGCTTGGTCGGCATCAGTTCCTAACTTAAAAAATACGCTTACTGATACAGAACCATCGTTACTTGCAGTTGACTTAATGTAAGTCATGTTTTCCACACCGTTGATAGCCTCTTCAAGCGGAATTACCACTGAACGGAGAACCGTTTCAGCGTTGGCCCCCGGATAGCTTGCTGTCACCTGTACGCTAGGAGGTGCGATATCCGGGAATTGCGTAATAGGCAAGGTATATAACCCAATGGCACCAAGCATCACTAATATCACCGATATTACTGTTGCCAGAACGGGCCGTTCTATAAATTTCTTTAACATGTATTTAACTATTGAGCGATAATAATGATCTGTTAAATGCCGCGTAGCTCATGGTTTAAGCAGCATTTACGAGCAATTGTTATTTCATTGAGAGCTGTGCCTTGTAAACACTGTCAGTGTTTATAGGCTTAGGAATGATCTTCATCCCGTCTTGCAGACTGCCCAATCCGGTGAAAACGACTTTGTCGCCTTCTTTAACGCCTGTTTTTACTACATAAGCGTTTCCACTTTTTCCACCAACGGTAATTGGCGTAGCCTTAACTTTATTGCTGTCGGCCAAAGTGTAAACGAAGATTTTATCTTGCATTTCTAAGGTTGATTCCTGAGGAACAATCAGTGCTGATGGATTTTCTTCCGAGATTCTGATCTTACCGGTGTTTCCAGAACGCAAAATGCCGCCACTATTAGGGAAGGTTGCACGTAGGCTGATAGAGCCGGTGGCTTTATCAAACTGACCCTCGCCCATTTGTACTTTACCTTTTTGTGGATATTCACTTCCATCGGCTAAGATTAAGGTAACACCTGGCACATTTCTCAATTTTTCCTCCAACGTTTTGCCAGGATAACGTTCCTTGAAGCGAATAAATTCAGCTTCACCAACAGAGAAATAACCATAGATTTCCTGAACGTCTGATAAAACAGTTAATGGTTCAGCAGTTGACCTTCCAACCAAACTACCTACACGTTGTGTAAGACGGCCAATATAACCACTTACTGGAGCTGTAATGGTTGTATATCCAAGATTGATCTTTGCAGATGCCAATTGTGCTTTTGCTTGTTCAACATTAGCTTTAGCAGTTTGATAATTGGCTTTTGCTACTTTAAGCTGTATCTCTGATACCACTTTATTTTGAACCAAAGGAGTTAATTTGTCAATCTCAACCTGAGCGTTTGCTAAGCCAGCTTCTGCAGACTGAATAGCGGCCGCCGCTGTATTTACCTGTTCACGGTAAACGCGATCGTCTATTTTAAATAAAGGTTGACCAGCTTTTACATATTGTCCTTCATCCACCAATACTTTCAATAGGGAACCATCCACCTGGGCTCTGACTTCCACATTTACCCTGCCTTGAAGAGATGTAGTATATTCGGTAAACATTGACGCCGGAGTAGATTTGATAGTAATCACGGGAAGTTCCTGAGCAGGCATTTGTTGTTGCTGATCTTGTTTAGCAGATGAACCACAACCTGTCAGCAGTACTCCTCCTAGCAATAGAAACGGAAATAAACGAGCTGCTTCTGATATTTTCATATCCATAAGTTGTAAAATGATTTAATTATTATATAAGAATGTGTTCGCAAAGAAACTACCCAATGTTGTCGAAAAACTGTTGAAAACGCTGGGCAGGAATAGAAAAAAATAAGACTGATAGACTTTTAGAGCGTATCTAACAATGAAGTTACAAAATAAAGCAAAAAACAAAACGCCAACTTTTCTCTATATTAAAGAAGTTACTTAAGCTCTGTCATCTGTCTGTGATAGGAAGCTTAACACAAGAAATAGCATATTTGTTTTCTTTTTTTATCCGCAAAAAGTCTGAAGACTCAGTGTTACATATGTCTTTTTTGATAAATGCTCTTTTAAAA from Solitalea canadensis DSM 3403 encodes:
- a CDS encoding efflux RND transporter periplasmic adaptor subunit → MKISEAARLFPFLLLGGVLLTGCGSSAKQDQQQQMPAQELPVITIKSTPASMFTEYTTSLQGRVNVEVRAQVDGSLLKVLVDEGQYVKAGQPLFKIDDRVYREQVNTAAAAIQSAEAGLANAQVEIDKLTPLVQNKVVSEIQLKVAKANYQTAKANVEQAKAQLASAKINLGYTTITAPVSGYIGRLTQRVGSLVGRSTAEPLTVLSDVQEIYGYFSVGEAEFIRFKERYPGKTLEEKLRNVPGVTLILADGSEYPQKGKVQMGEGQFDKATGSISLRATFPNSGGILRSGNTGKIRISEENPSALIVPQESTLEMQDKIFVYTLADSNKVKATPITVGGKSGNAYVVKTGVKEGDKVVFTGLGSLQDGMKIIPKPINTDSVYKAQLSMK